The DNA segment CCTTTAACCAATAGAGGAGATCCTCATACTCCTCCGATTTTTTAAAACAGGCATCGATATACCGGCTCATGGCCTCCTCAAGTTCCTGATGAAACCGCCGGCTCGATAATCCTATGACGGCCAGGGTCTGATATTCTTTACGAAGTTCCTTAAGAAAGCGGTTATCCAAGACAATCTGGTCAAGATCTATAACCAGCACCCAATAATGGTGTTTTGCAAGAAGGGCCTCGGCTTCTGATAGAGAAGGGACAACAATGGGTTGATAAAAGACCTTTTCCAGGATAGAGCACAGGTTCTTGATGTGATCATTGTCCGAACCTACTACAATGCCCTTCTTTTTAACCATGTTTCTTGCCCTGGTTGGCGATTATCCTGATGACTCATTTTGCTTAAATAAAAGTTGCAAGTTGCAGGTTGCAAGTATGAAAAAGTTCATGAGTCTATTATTTATAATGGCAATTCCTGTGCCACCGAAGACCGACCCACGAAAAAGGAAAGGGTGGACATTCTAACATCCTATAAACAGACCAAAATAAAAGAAAGGCCTGGCTCTAAAGTGACTGAAAAATGAATAAGGAAGATTTTCGATTTTAAAGGATGTGTCCTGATTCAGGACATTATCGAGGTGTTATTTTAAAATATATTTAAAATACAACATATTAGCAATGTCATAAAACAGGACTTTATGGAGGGCTGTCCTGATCTTTTTGTCCGATGGGATATAGGGTTTAGGCTATGGGCTATGGGCGATAGGCAATGGGCAAGGGTTGAACGGGTTTATGGGTTTTTATTCGCCTATAGCCTATAGCCTGTTTTTTCTATTTTCGTACTAGCTCCAGATTCTTTTAATGGGTTGTTTGTCTCTGGATACGGTACCGTTTTATTTTTTGATACAAGGTATTTCTGCTGATCCCCAGATGTCTGGCGGCCTCCTTTTTGTTCCACTGACATTTCTCAAGGACCTCTTTCAGTACTTCCTGCTCCTTTTCGGCTATTGTTCCCAGACCATGGGGGTGCCCACTGAGTCCCTGATGGCCGAGTTTGAGAAGAGCGGTGGGCAGATCAATGGCCTCAACCCGGTTCCCTTTGGCCAGTACGACGGCATGTTCTACGCTGTTTTCCAACTCCCGTACATTTCCGGGCCAGGGATAATTGAGGATCAGTCTCATGGCCTCGGAACTGAAATCGTGAAGGTCTTTATTTTGCTCCACACTGAAGAGGTGTAAAAAGTATCGGGCCAGGAGGGGGATATCATTCGTTCTCTCGCGCAAGGGGGGTATCTGGATAGGAATCACGTTGAGACGGTAATAGAGGTCTTCCCGGAACCTTCCCGCCTTTACTTCCTGAAGCAGATCCTTGTTGGTGGCGGCCAGGAAATGGACGTTGACCGTCAGGGTTTTCTCGCCCCCCAATCTTTCAAAACTCTGGGTCTGAAGGACCCTTAATAGTTTGATCTGGGCTGAAGGGGGTATTTCTCCGATTTCGTCAAGAAAGACAGTCCCTCCGTCGGCCTTTTCAAACCGTCCGATTTTCTGCCGGGTTGCACCGGTAAAGGCCCCCTTTTCATGCCCGAAGAGCTCACTTTCCAGGAGGGTGGCCGGATAGGCGGAACAGTCGATGACCACAAAGGGTTTTTCTCTCCTGTGGCTCAATTGAAGGATCGCCCGGGCCACCATTTCCTTCCCTGTACCGCTTTCCCCTTGAATAAGGACCGTGGCATCGGTAGGGGCGATGTTTTCGATCAACCGGTAAACGGCCTGCATCTTCGGATCTCTTCCCACGATGCTTTGAAACTCGGCCGTGGTCTCCAGCCGCTTCTCCATATGGTGGGCACCTTCCTCCTGAAGCAGTGCCCTCCGGATCACTCCGGAACACTGATCCAAGATGAGTTCCACCCCTTCAAAGTCCTTCAAATCACATTCCGTAGACTCAGGACAGGGAATGACCAAAAGACCAATGGTCTGCTCTTCATAGCGGATGGGGATCATGGTCTGCCGTTTGTCGCTTTCTATTTCCTTCGGGGTCGACAACTGGCCGCCCCCGACCATGGTGGCATTAGGGATCTCTTTTAACAGAGCGGAAAAAGAAGCGACTGCCCCGGTCTCCCCGATCCATTTCAGTTCCTTTTCGGAGGCAACCCAATAGCCTTCTTTGTTGGTGCTCAGGAACAAAAAAGTCATCGTATCGGAAATGGAAAGCATCTTCTGAAATTGTCCGATCAGGTAAGAACCGATTTCCCTCAGGTTGTGTAAGGCCCCGATTTCACGAACCACGTCACAAAAGGTTCTGGTCTGCTGATTCGATCGTTCCAATTCCTGGGCCTTATCCTCGAGCATCCGGGTATATCCTTCGATCCGGGCCACCATCCGATTAAAAGAAGAAGCCAGTCGGCCCACCTCATCCTCTCCAACGACCGTCACCCTGACCCCTGCTTCACCGCGATCGATCCGCTCTGTCGCCCTGGTCAGGGCCGATATGGGATTGGTGATCCGCTTGACAAAAAAAAGCGATCCGGCCACACCGAGAAGAAGAATACCGGCAGTCAGGAGCCCCATCTCTAACCAGAGCTTGCGCACCTGTTTCTGATAAGGTTTTTCCGATAGGCCCAACCGGAGTACCCCGGCTTTGCCTCCCAAAACGGGCCAGGCGATATCCAGGTATTGCTCCCCCTCAGTAGAGGCAATTTTCTGAATGTGCTTCTGGTCACCCGGGGCCGCCTGGTTAGCCTTCAACAGGCTCTGGGGAATATAGCCCGGGAAGGTATGGGCCAGAATTTCTCCGTTTTTTTGAATGAAAAGATAGCCGATCCCCCGGTGACTACGCATCTGATGTTCGATCATTTTCTGAAGTCCCACCAGATCATGGATCAGAACCTTATCCGCAGTTTCCAGGGCGATGGCCAGGGCGATGCTTTCCGCCTGGGCGATCATCGTTTCATGAAGGCTTGATCGCTGTCGTTCACTGGCCAAAAGCGAAATCAACAAGCCGCTTCCAATGACCAGAGATGAAACGGCCAGAATCAACCGGCCTTTAAGGCTTCGTAGACCCATGGTCCCTCCCCTTCAGGAGTACTGTCCTTTTTTGAATCTCCCTGGCGTTTTTAACCCAGTCTGCCGGCGGGGAAATAAACCGGTCGATCATCAGTTCGTTAAGAATTTTCCGGCCTTCGCTCTCCAGATGGATGGTCAGCAATATTTTTTGAATCTGCTTCCTTTTTTCCTGTGGGAATTGCCTGGAAGCCACGACCGGTGGAATGGCGTAAGGCTCCGACTTCTTGATGATCCGTGTCGGCTCCGTCAGTTTTGGGTTGGTTTTTTGGAAATACTCCCAAACCAACCCGTCCACGGCCGCTCCATCAACCAGACCGCGACCTACGGCCAGAATGGAATTGTCGTGGCTGTAAGTGTAAATGATCTTTGAGAAGAAACTTTCCGGCCTTTCCCCGAGCTGATAGAGCCAAAAGGTGGGCGCCAGCCTCCCGGTGTTCGATTCCGGGTCCGTGAAGGCGAATGTACGACCTTTTAAATCTTCAAGCCGCTGAACACCTTGTTTTTTATTGACAATGAGGTAGGATCGGTAGAAATGTTCCCCCTGGATTTGAGGAACGGCTAGAACATGGAATCCGTAAATCTCTTTGCCGCCGGCATACGGTCCGGAGCAGATAAAGGCCAGGTCTATCTCGCCACGGCCCAGGAGCTGGTTGATTTCCTGGTAAGTTTTGCGCTGGACCAACTCAACCGGTCTGGCGATTTTCTGGCCCAGGTATTCAATAAGCTGGCGGTAATGGATAAATGTTTCCTTTGGCGAGACCATGGCCCCTACCGCCACCTTAAGTGAAGGGGAGGGGGAGGTTTGAACGGCCGGTTTTTTTATGGGAACGGTCTTGTGGAAATCAACCACAACCGTATCCGAATCCCTGGTGCAGCTACCTGAGCAAAGGAAAAAGAAAAAACAAATCCCCATGAGTTTCAAGACGGCCTGAATGGGTTTCTTTTTCCGATACAAGACAAGAACTCTCAATTTCATTTAAGGATATGGGCATAATGCGTCATTATTAATCATTATCCCAAGATGGATTGAGAATCAAAAGGTTTTTGGGCTTGGCGAGAAAAAAGAAAGCCAGGGAGGGGAGCTGATTCAGGCATAGATCATCCTTATAGCCTTGTTTGTCTTCCCTGGGATGAAAAGAAATATAAAATAGGAAGGAGGAAGGGGCAAGCGAATTTGTAAAAACCGAAAAAAGCTAACCTGTTTTTACTTGATCTGACAGGCCCCGGCCGGACAGCGTTTTTCTTTGATATGGGCCTCGAATTCCTCCCTGAAATTGGATAAGATCGCCAGAATGATATGGGAGGTCTTGCCGGCAAAGGCACAATAGGCGGCCTGTTTCATCAGCGCAATCAAGGATTCCATTTCCGCTAGGGCATCTTCCGGTGCCCGTCCCTGACCGATGGCTTCAATGAGATCGGAGAGTCTTTGAATACCCAAACGACAGGGGACGCATTTCCCGCAGGATTCCCCGTAATGAAACTTTATCAAATACTCGGCTACCTGGACCATGCAGGTGGCCGAGTCCATGACCATGATACAGCTTTGGTCTTTTTCCCAAACCAGGTCTCCCCTTGTAGACTGGAGAGGATTTAACCGCAATAAGGGGAAAAGTATTTTTCCTTTTTGAATCGTTTCTTCCAGAATAAAGGGAATATGGGATTGCTGGACTTTTTCATAGAAAAGACCCACATGAGGCAAACTCAAGAAAGGCCCATTGTTGCAGGTGCCCTGGCAACCGCATTTGGCCGGTTCTATGGCTACGGATATGTTTTTCCGTTGGGCTTCGGCGATCAGGCCTTTATAAAGGGCGTCAGCCCCGCAGGCGGGTTTGGCCCCCTGGGCCCGGCATACCTGGATCTTTGGGGTTTGATGGGCTTGAGGCTCGGCAATCTTATTAGCGGATACTGCTGTCATTTATGTAAACTCCAAGTTGAGGTCTAAGGTCCAATGCCTTCCCGTGAACCTTGTGCCTTGAACCTTTCTTTTATGATATAATCGTCTTACAGGCCGTCCGGGCCAGTTCGATAAACCAGGCCGGCAGGGCACCCATCAGGATGATGGCCAGGATCAATCCGTAGTTTAAGACCCTGTTCGAAAAACTTAAAGTCACTTCCGGCAGTCCGTTGGGGTCCTGTCCGTAGGCGGTCCGAACGATATTCAGATAATAATAAATGGAAATAGCCGTATTCACCGCGGCTATGATTACTAAAGCCAGATGCCCTTGGTTCAGGGCAGCCGTGAAAAGGAACAATTTCCCGGTAAACCCGGCGGTGGGCGGTATTCCGGCTAAAGCAAAGGCCCCAACGGCCAGGGTAAAGGCCAAGAGGGGAGCCCGGCGGTAAAGTCCGGAAAGGTCGCTGACTAGAATATTTTCACCTTCCCGGGAAAGGGAACAGATGACCAGAAAGCAAGCCAGGTTCATCAATAAATAGGCCGCAATGTGATAGATCGCGGCGCCGAATCCAACGGCGTTGATGGTTAAGACCCCAAGCATCACATAACCGGCGTGGGCGATACTGGAATAGGCCAACAACCGTTTAAGGTCTTTCTGGACCAGGGCCGCCAGGTTGCCGAAGGTCATGGATACGGCCGAAAGCAAAACCAATACCTGAATCAGATCCACAGCCTGGGTCCCGGCCAGACTGGTAATTCGAAGCAGTAGGGCTACCCCGGCCAACTTGGGCATGGTAGCCACGAAAGAAACGGTTTCATTGGCCGCCCCTTGATAGACATCGGGGGTCCAGAAATGAAAGGGCACCACGGCTAATTTAAAGAAAAAGCCGCAGAGGACCAAAAGGAGCCCGATAAGGGCAATGGGCTGGCCCAAAATAAGAGGCATTTTTTTTAGGATATCCACCAAATAAGTGGATTGAGTGACCCCGAAGACATAACTCATGCCGAAAATCATGACCCCGGTAGCCGCCGCCCCGAAGATGATATATTTAATAGCCGCCTCCATTTGGCTGCCGTTATTCTGTTTGCGGATGGGGATCAGGACATAGATGGAATAGGAAGATAGCTCCATGGCGATAAAGATAGTCACCAGCTCTATGCTGCTGACCATTAACATCAGCCCCAGAGCACTTAAGCAAAGAAACATAAAAAATTCCGGTTGGAGACGCTCTTCGATGCTTTTAAATTTCTGGCCCAGGGCGATGACCAAAAAAAGCCCCAGGCTGATGAGGCATTTGAAGGCCTGGGAAAATAGATCCACCCGGTAGGATTTATAAAAAAGGTCTCCCGTTGCATTCAGGGTAAAAAGGCTTAGAATGACGCCAATGGCGGAAAGAAAAATGGCCCATCCCTGTATGGTTTTGGCGGACGTTGCCCATAAGGTTTGGCAGAAAAAGATCAAGGCCATCAACAGCAGAAAGGTTTCCGGTATGAATAACGAGAAATCCATTATGATTCGTTCCTCAGAAAAATGCTCAAAGTTGAAAGCTCAAAGCTGAAAGGAAAAAACGCCATTTTTACTTCACCAAAGCCAGGGCATTTCCGGCCTGAACTTGTTTCATCAGATGATCCACGCTGGCATGCATGACATCTAAAAAGGGTGCCGGGGAAAAGCCGATCCACAATACGAATAGGGCCAGAGGGACTAAGTAAACGATCTCTCTAACATTAAGATCGAAAAAGTGATGGGTGCCTACTCGTGGTCCCCAGGAGATTTTCTGGAGCAGGCGAAGCATATAAGCCGCTGCCAGGACCACCCCCGGAATCGATAAGGCCCCGATCCATTTGTTTCCCATAAAGGTGCCGATCAAGACCAATAACTCTCCTACGAAGCTGTTGGTACCCGGAAAGGCCATGGAAGACAGGGAAAAAAGCCCTAAGAAGCCGATATAAACCGGCATGATTTTGGTGAGCCCGGAATTGTCGGCAATCAACCGGCTGTGGCTTCTTTCGTAAATAATCCCCACACAGAGAAAGAGGGCCCCGGTTGTAACCCCGTGATTGATCATCTGCAGGATGGCTCCTTCAAGTCCCTGTTTATTGAATAGAAAGGTCCCCAAAGTCACAAAGCCCATATGGGCCACACTGGAATAGGCGATCAGCCTCTTCATGTCACTTTGCCCCAGGGCCACATAGCCTCCGTAGATTATGGATATAATCGACATCCAGAGAATATAGGGGGCAAAATAGATACTGGCTTGAGGGGTGATGGGCAGACAAAAACGCACAAAGCCGTAAGTTCCCATTTTCAATAAAACGCTGGCCAGCAACACACTGCCGGCGGTCGGGGCTTGAACG comes from the Deltaproteobacteria bacterium genome and includes:
- a CDS encoding response regulator, whose amino-acid sequence is MVKKKGIVVGSDNDHIKNLCSILEKVFYQPIVVPSLSEAEALLAKHHYWVLVIDLDQIVLDNRFLKELRKEYQTLAVIGLSSRRFHQELEEAMSRYIDACFKKSEEYEDLLYWLKAVVNPYSPSGKAGKGRK
- a CDS encoding sigma 54-interacting transcriptional regulator codes for the protein MGLRSLKGRLILAVSSLVIGSGLLISLLASERQRSSLHETMIAQAESIALAIALETADKVLIHDLVGLQKMIEHQMRSHRGIGYLFIQKNGEILAHTFPGYIPQSLLKANQAAPGDQKHIQKIASTEGEQYLDIAWPVLGGKAGVLRLGLSEKPYQKQVRKLWLEMGLLTAGILLLGVAGSLFFVKRITNPISALTRATERIDRGEAGVRVTVVGEDEVGRLASSFNRMVARIEGYTRMLEDKAQELERSNQQTRTFCDVVREIGALHNLREIGSYLIGQFQKMLSISDTMTFLFLSTNKEGYWVASEKELKWIGETGAVASFSALLKEIPNATMVGGGQLSTPKEIESDKRQTMIPIRYEEQTIGLLVIPCPESTECDLKDFEGVELILDQCSGVIRRALLQEEGAHHMEKRLETTAEFQSIVGRDPKMQAVYRLIENIAPTDATVLIQGESGTGKEMVARAILQLSHRREKPFVVIDCSAYPATLLESELFGHEKGAFTGATRQKIGRFEKADGGTVFLDEIGEIPPSAQIKLLRVLQTQSFERLGGEKTLTVNVHFLAATNKDLLQEVKAGRFREDLYYRLNVIPIQIPPLRERTNDIPLLARYFLHLFSVEQNKDLHDFSSEAMRLILNYPWPGNVRELENSVEHAVVLAKGNRVEAIDLPTALLKLGHQGLSGHPHGLGTIAEKEQEVLKEVLEKCQWNKKEAARHLGISRNTLYQKIKRYRIQRQTTH
- the phnD gene encoding phosphate/phosphite/phosphonate ABC transporter substrate-binding protein, which encodes MGICFFFFLCSGSCTRDSDTVVVDFHKTVPIKKPAVQTSPSPSLKVAVGAMVSPKETFIHYRQLIEYLGQKIARPVELVQRKTYQEINQLLGRGEIDLAFICSGPYAGGKEIYGFHVLAVPQIQGEHFYRSYLIVNKKQGVQRLEDLKGRTFAFTDPESNTGRLAPTFWLYQLGERPESFFSKIIYTYSHDNSILAVGRGLVDGAAVDGLVWEYFQKTNPKLTEPTRIIKKSEPYAIPPVVASRQFPQEKRKQIQKILLTIHLESEGRKILNELMIDRFISPPADWVKNAREIQKRTVLLKGRDHGSTKP
- a CDS encoding NADH-quinone oxidoreductase subunit N; this encodes MDFSLFIPETFLLLMALIFFCQTLWATSAKTIQGWAIFLSAIGVILSLFTLNATGDLFYKSYRVDLFSQAFKCLISLGLFLVIALGQKFKSIEERLQPEFFMFLCLSALGLMLMVSSIELVTIFIAMELSSYSIYVLIPIRKQNNGSQMEAAIKYIIFGAAATGVMIFGMSYVFGVTQSTYLVDILKKMPLILGQPIALIGLLLVLCGFFFKLAVVPFHFWTPDVYQGAANETVSFVATMPKLAGVALLLRITSLAGTQAVDLIQVLVLLSAVSMTFGNLAALVQKDLKRLLAYSSIAHAGYVMLGVLTINAVGFGAAIYHIAAYLLMNLACFLVICSLSREGENILVSDLSGLYRRAPLLAFTLAVGAFALAGIPPTAGFTGKLFLFTAALNQGHLALVIIAAVNTAISIYYYLNIVRTAYGQDPNGLPEVTLSFSNRVLNYGLILAIILMGALPAWFIELARTACKTIIS
- a CDS encoding NADH-quinone oxidoreductase subunit M; this encodes MDFLIPNQLSYPILSTLIFLPLAGALLLFLFREEKATRIWTLVISLVTFLLSLPLYFNFDLTTYKYQFAEHTPWIPSFKINYTLGVDGISLLLVLLSTLLTPICVLASWKYIEKRIKEFHVCLLLMETACVGVFSALDFVLFYIFWEAMLVPMYLLIAVWGGPEKVYASIKFFIYTMAGSVFLMVAMIALYLTAGTFSIPELMTHNYSFTFQFWIFLAFGIAFAIKVPMAPFHTWLPAAHVQAPTAGSVLLASVLLKMGTYGFVRFCLPITPQASIYFAPYILWMSIISIIYGGYVALGQSDMKRLIAYSSVAHMGFVTLGTFLFNKQGLEGAILQMINHGVTTGALFLCVGIIYERSHSRLIADNSGLTKIMPVYIGFLGLFSLSSMAFPGTNSFVGELLVLIGTFMGNKWIGALSIPGVVLAAAYMLRLLQKISWGPRVGTHHFFDLNVREIVYLVPLALFVLWIGFSPAPFLDVMHASVDHLMKQVQAGNALALVK